One Miscanthus floridulus cultivar M001 chromosome 11, ASM1932011v1, whole genome shotgun sequence DNA window includes the following coding sequences:
- the LOC136491676 gene encoding 15-cis-phytoene desaturase, chloroplastic/chromoplastic, which yields MDTVCLSSMNITGANQARPFAGQLPQRCFASTHHSSFAVKNLVLRNKGRRSHRRHAALQVVCKDFPRPPLESTINYLEAGQLSSFFRNSERPSKPLQVVIAGAGLAGLSTAKYLADAGHKPILLEARDVLGGKVAAWKDEDGDWYETGLHIFFGAYPNIQNLFGELGIEDRLQWKEHSMIFAMPNKPGEFSRFDFPETLPAPVNGIWAILRNNEMLTWPEKVKFAIGLLPAMVGGQPYVEAQDGLTVSKWMKKQGVPDRVNDEVFIAMSKALNFINPDELSMQCILIALNRFLQEKHGSKMAFLDGSPPERLCMPIVDHIRSRGGEVRLNSRIKKIELNPDGTVKHFALSDGTLITGDAYVCATPVDIFKLLVPQEWSEITYFKKLEKLVGVPVINVHIWFDRKLKNTYDHLLFSRSSLLSVYADMSVTCKEYYDPNRSMLELVFAPADEWIGRSDSEIIEATMEELTKLFPDEIAADQSKAKILKYHVVKTPRSVYKTVPNCEPCRPLQRSPIEGFYLAGDYTKQKYLASMEGAVLSGKLCAQSIVQDYSRLALRSQKSLQSEEVPVPS from the exons ATGGACACTGTCTGCCTGTCATCTATGAACATCACTGGAGCTAACCAAGCAAGACCTTTTGCGGGACAACTTCCTCAGAGATGTTTTGCGAGTACTCACCATTCGAGCTTTGCCGTGAAAAATCTTGTCTTAAGGAATAAAGGAAGGAGATCACACCGTAGACATGCTGCCTTGCAG GTTGTCTGCAAGGATTTTCCAAGACCTCCACTAGAAAGCACAATAAACTATTTGGAAGCTGGGCAGCTCTCTTCGTTTTTTAGAAACAGCGAACGCCCCAGTAAACCGTTGCAGGTCGTGATTGCTGGTGCAG GATTGGCTGGTCTATCAACGGCGAAGTATCTGGCAGATGCTGGCCATAAACCCATATTGCTTGAGGCAAGAGATGTTTTGGGAGGAAAG GTAGCTGCTTGGAAGGATGAAGATGGGGATTGGTACGAGACTGGgcttcatatctttt TTGGAGCTTATCCCAACATACAGAATCTGTTTGGTGAGCTTGGAATTGAGGATCGTTTGCAGTGGAAAGAACACTCCATGATATTTGCCATGCCAAACAAGCCAGGAGAATTCAGCCGGTTTGATTTCCCAGAAACTTTACCAGCACCTGTAAACG GGATATGGGCCATACTGAGAAACAATGAAATGCTTACCTGGCCAGAGAAGGTGAAGTTTGCAATTGGACTTCTGCCAGCAATGGTGGGTGGTCAACCTTATGTTGAAGCTCAAGATGGCTTAACCGTTTCAAAATGGATGAAAAAGCAG GGTGTTCCTGATCGGGTGAACGATGAGGTTTTTATTGCAATGTCCAAGGCACTCAATTTCATAAATCCTGATGAGTTATCCATGCAGTGCATTTTGATTGCTTTGAACAGATTTCTTCAG GAGAAGCATGGTTCCAAAATGGCATTCTTGGATGGTAGTCCACCTGAAAGGCTATGCATGCCTATTGTTGATCACATTCGGTCTAGGGGTGGAGAGGTCCGCTTGAATTCTCGTATTAAGAAGATAGAGCTGAATCCTGATGGAACTGTAAAACACTTTGCACTTAGCGATGGAACTCTAATAACTGGAGATGCTTATGTTTGTGCAACACCAG TTGATATCTTCAAGCTTCTTGTACCTCAAGAGTGGAGTGAAATTACTTACTTCAAGAAGCTGGAGAAGTTGGTGGGAGTTCCTGTTATCAATGTTCATATATG GTTTGACAGAAAACTGAAAAACACATATGACCATCTTCTTTTCAGCAG gAGTTCACTTTTAAGTGTCTATGCAGACATGTCAGTAACCTGCAAG GAATACTATGATCCAAACCGTTCAATGCTGGAGTTGGTCTTTGCTCCTGCAGACGAATGGATTGGTCGAAGTGACAGTGAAATCATCGAGGCAACTATGGAAGAGCTAACCAAGTTATTTCCTGATGAAATTGCTGCCGATCAGAGTAAAGCAAAGATTCTTAAGTATCATGTTGTGAAGACACCGAG ATCGGTTTACAAAACTGTCCCAAACTGTGAACCTTGCCGACCTCTCCAAAGGTCACCGATAGAAGGCTTCTATCTGGCCGGTGATTACACAAAGCAGAAATACTTGGCTTCCATGGAAGGTGCAGTTTTATCTGGGAAGCTTTGCGCCCAGTCTATAGTGCAG GATTATAGCAGGCTCGCTCTCAGGAGCCAGAAAAGCCTACAATCCGAAGAAGTTCCTGTCCCATCTTAG